A genomic stretch from Telopea speciosissima isolate NSW1024214 ecotype Mountain lineage chromosome 7, Tspe_v1, whole genome shotgun sequence includes:
- the LOC122667847 gene encoding uncharacterized protein LOC122667847 → MANNTLVLADNSLVGNSLVVTDNSLVIGQEFPDVETCRRALKEIAISLHFDLRIVKSDRSRFIAKCSKEGCPWRVHVAKCPGVSTFTIRTLHGEHTCEGVRNLHHQQASVGWVARSVEARLRDNPQYKPKEILHDIREQHGVAVSYMQAWRGKERSMAAVHGTFEEGYRLLPAYCEQIRTTNPGSIASVFATGQENCFQRLFVSYRASIYGFINACRPLLELDRAHLKGKYLGTLLCAAAVDADDTLFPLAFAIVDMESDENWMWFLSELRKLLGVNTENMPRLTILSDRSKGIVEAVETHFPSAFHGFCLRYVSENFRDEFKNTKLVNIFWNAVYALTAVEFEAKIAEMVEISQDVIQWFQRFPPRLWAVAYFEGVRYGHFTLGITELLYNWALEGHELPIVQMMEFIRHQLTSWFIDRRNRGMGWTSILVPSAEKRILEAIADSRCYQVLRANEVEFEIVSTERTNIVDIRSRHCSCRRWQIYGLPCAHAAAALISCGQNAHLFAEHCFTVISYREAYSQAINPIPDKSQWNELGEGADGGGAKVDITIRPPKTRRPPGRPKKKVLRIESFKRPKRIVQCGRCHMLGHSQKKCTMQV, encoded by the coding sequence ATGGCCAATAATACTCTAGTTCTAGCTGACAATTCTCTAGTCGGAAATTCTCTAGTTGTGACTGATAATTCCTTGGTTATTGGACAAGAATTCCCTGATGTTGAAACTTGCAGAAGAGCTTTAAAAGAGATTGCTATTTCTTTGCATTTTGATCTTCGAATAGTAAAATCAGATCGAAGTCGGTTTATTGCCAAGTGCTCGAAGGAAGGATGTCCATGGCGTgtccatgtggcaaaatgtcCAGGTGTTTCAACCTTTACGATTCGAACCTTACATGGAGAGCACACTTGTGAAGGAGTTCGCAACCTACACCATCAGCAGGCATCAGTAGGTTGGGTTGCCAGATCTGTAGAAGCACGGCTTCGAGATAATCCACAATACAAACCAAAGGAAATATTGCATGACATACGTGAACAGCATGGAGTTGCTGTGTCTTACATGCAAGCTTGGCGTGGGAAGGAACGTAGCATGGCTGCAGTTCATGGAACTTTTGAAGAAGGATATCGCCTACTTCCTGCATACTGTGAGCAAATCAGAACAACAAACCCAGGAAGTATTGCATCAGTATTTGCCACTGGTCAGGAAAACTGCTTCCAGCGCCTCTTCGTTTCCTATCGTGCATCAATCTATGGCTTTATTAATGCATGTAGGCCACTTTTGGAGCTTGACAGAGCACATTTGAAAGGAAAATACCTGGGAACTTTACTTTGTGCTGCAGCTGTTGATGCTGATGACACATTATTTCCATTGGCATTTGCCATTGTTGATATGGAGAGTGATGAGAATTGGATGTGGTTCTTGTCTGAGTTGCGGAAGCTTCTCGGAGTCAACACAGAGAACATGCCAAGACTTACAATACTATCTGACAGATCAAAAGGCATCGTGGAAGCTGTGGAGACACATTTTCCAAGTGCTTTCCATGGATTTTGTCTGCGTTATGTGAGTGAAAATTTTCGTGATGAATTTAAGAACACAAAGTTGGTGAACATATTTTGGAATGCTGTTTATGCCCTCACAGCTGTTGAATTTGAAGCAAAAATTGCTGAGATGGTAGAGATTTCACAGGATGTCATACAATGGTTTCAGCGCTTCCCACCTCGTCTTTGGGCTGTAGCATATTTTGAGGGTGTGCGATATGGCCACTTTACCTTGGGTATCACAGAGTTGTTGTACAACTGGGCACTTGAGGGCCATGAGCTccctattgtgcaaatgatggAGTTTATTCGTCATCAGCTGACATCTTGGTTTATTGATCGTCGTAACAGGGGCATGGGGTGGACCTCAATTTTAGTGCCTTCTGCTGAGAAGCGCATTCTTGAAGCGATTGCAGATTCTCGTTGCTATCAGGTTCTTCGTGCAAATGAGGTGGAGTTTGAAATTGTGTCAACTGAGCGGACAAACATTGTGGATATACGCAGCCGTCATTGTTCATGTCGCCGCTGGCAGATCTATGGTTTACCATGTGCACATGCTGCTGCTGCGCTGATCTCCTGTGGGCAAAATGCCCATCTATTTGCCGAGCATTGTTTTACGGTGATCAGCTATCGTGAGGCCTATTCACAGGCAATAAATCCAATTCCAGATAAAAGCCAATGGAATGAGCTTGGTGAAGGAGCAGATGGTGGAGGTGCTAAAGTTGATATCACAATACGCCCTCCCAAGACTCGTCGACCACCTGGCCGGCCCAAAAAGAAAGTGCTTCGTATAGAGAGTTTTAAGCGCCCAAAGAGGATTGTTCAATGTGGTCGTTGTCATATGTTAGGACATTCTCAAAAGAAATGCACAATGCAAGTTTGA
- the LOC122668004 gene encoding chromosome transmission fidelity protein 18 homolog, giving the protein MDMDVPLPEELEWLESNALIEEEQEEEDYYYPEEEEGVQEQLQQQQQQRQVLEPPRTTQPSSSTSISHIKSTSVADLSLSPKNGKKRPLSDKCLSDVLSSRNESSDGKRNRVDPPPDIEIDEDWLRNSPPKENTDPAPPVVEEEKFISRFASEIEGAYMPITGPSGDRVYAKMSWVGVNNDSKKLRVQGYANDLISKPINILMENVEQEALTKALQTSAESPNDLILPEVPVVTEQLWVDKYAPNSFTELLSVEQTNREVLLWLKQWDSCVFGSEIRNTTDDVLSALRRHSVRSQNQKSSEMSSFGKKKGFPLSYQTLRQSNDAFKENDKLKNIQELWNKKSRTTSPLEQKVLLLCGPPGLGKTTLAHVAARHCGYRVVEINASDDRSSSTIEAKILDVVQMNSVMADSKPKCLVIDEIDGALGDGKGAVEVILKMVAAEKKYEVGKGNLPQEDKPGKISSKKGRKMTSLSRPVICICNDLFAPALRPLRQVAKVHMFVQPTVSRVVNRLKYICNKEGFRASSIALTALAEYTDCDIRSCLNTLQFLNRKKETLNVLELGSQVVGRKDMTRSVFDVWRGVFQKRKVKHERKSVNGCINTSSDFDSLHSLISNCGDYDLTMGGIHENILQLRYHDPRMQKTVKCLDVLGVSDFIHKYIMRTQQMSLYVYQPIVAIAIHNLIAQVEKPNIEWPKSFHRYRTMFMEKKDILKSWNNKISPSISRHLSTECFVEDAVSPLLHILSPPTLRPVALHLLSEREKDDVAQLVDTMVSYSITYKNMKTEPLPSTPRLEGALDTLALSFEPPIKGFINFKDYQCGHSGLSSAMKQILVHEVEKQKILRESIGGPRHSYEGGNKEDQALPRGESHEALSTKTYGVASFEKMENGKDKSKYMLLKTSTFTNSSTSGLNRNATTSTKETASTASKIRTSSSSSFFDRFRKSGSKDSQNSGNALPNPETLERDSRPLLFKFNEGFTNAIKRPVRIRELLL; this is encoded by the exons ATGGACATGGACGTTCCCCTTCCGGAAGAACTCGAATGGCTCGAATCGAACGCTCTGAtcgaagaagaacaagaagaagaagattactACTAtccggaggaggaagaaggagttCAAGAACAgctgcagcaacaacaacagcaacgaCAAGTTCTTGAACCTCCTCGTACAACTCAACCTAGTTCATCCACCTCCATTTCACATATTAAATCAACCTCTGTAGCAGATCTATCCTTGTCTCCTAAAAACGGCAAGAAGAGGCCGCTGTCGGACAAGTGCCTCTCTGATGTGTTATCTTCCAGAAATGAATCATCCGATGGAAAGCGGAACAGAGTGGATCCTCCTCCtgatattgaaattgatgaagactGGCTTCGGAATTCGCCGCCAAAGGAGAACACGGACCCCGCACCACCAGTCGTTGAGGAGGAAAAGTTTATTTCTCGGTTTGCATCGGAGATAGAAGGAGCTTATATGCCGATAACTGGACCTTCTGGTGATAGGGTTTATGCGAAGATGAGCTGGGTTGGGGTGAATAACGATTCTAAGAAACTAAGGGTACAAGGATACGCAAATG ATCTTATCTCAAAGCCTATCAATATTCTAATGGAAAATGTGGAACAAGAGGCTTTGACAAAG GCTTTGCAAACAAGCGCAGAATCTCCCAATGATTTGATTCTTCCTGAAGTACCAGTGGTTACTGAACAACTTTGGGTGGATAAATATGCACCAAATTCGTTTACTGAGCTTCTTAGTGTTGAACAGACAAACCGTGAG GTCTTACTATGGCTGAAACAATGGGATTCTTGTGTATTTGGATCTGAAATTAGGAATACCACGGATGATGTACTGTCTGCATTGAGACGACATTCTGTGCGCTCTCAAAATCAAAAGTCATCTGAGATGAGTTCTtttggaaagaagaaaggattcCCATTGAGTTATCAAACTTTAAGGCAGTCAAATGACGCGTTTaaagaaaatgacaaattaaAAAACATTCAGGAATTATGgaacaagaaatcaagaactACTAGTCCACTAGAGCAGAAG GTTCTTTTACTCTGTGGACCCCCAGGGCTTGGGAAGACAACACTTGCGCATGTAGCTGCTAGACACTGTGGCTACCGTGTAGTAGAG ATCAATGCTAGTGATGATCGGTCATCATCAACAATTGAAGCCAAAATTCTCGATGTTGTGCAGATGAACTCTGTCATGGCTGACTCAAAACCTAAGTGTTTG GTAATTGATGAAATAGATGGAGCTCTTGGTGATGGTAAAGGTGCAGTGGAGGTTATACTAAAGATG GTTGCAGctgaaaagaaatatgaagtTGGAAAAGGCAATCTTCCTCAAGAGGACAAGCCTGGAAAGATTTCCTCCAAAAAAGGACGTAAAATGACATCACTGTCAAGACCT GTGATTTGCATTTGTAATGACCTATTTGCACCTGCCTTGAGGCCACTGCGCCAGGTAGCAAA GGTGCACATGTTTGTTCAACCAACAGTTAGTCGTGTTGTGAACAG GCTTAAATATATTTGTAACAAGGAAGGATTCAGGGCAAGCTCAATTGCATTAACTGCACTTGCTGAGTATACTG atTGTGACATTCGTTCATGCCTGAACACACTTCAATTTCTCAACAGGAAAAAAGAAACTCTCAATGTG TTGGAGCTTGGTTCTCAAGTGGTTGGTCGAAAGGACATGACAAGAAGTGTTTTTGATGTTTGGAGAGGG GTTtttcaaaaaaggaaagtgaaacATGAAAGAAAATCTGTGAACGGCTGCATCAATACCTCCAGTGATTTTGACTCTTTGCACTCCCTCATTTCTAACTG TGGCGATTATGATTTGACAATGGGTGGGATTCATGAAAACATTTTGCAGCTCCGTTATCATGATCCAAGGATGCAAAAGACT GTCAAATGCTTAGATGTTCTTGGTGTTTCTGATTTCATACATAAGTATATCATGCGGACTCAGCAGATGTCACTTTATG TTTATCAACCTATTGTTGCAATAGCTATTCATAACCTAATAGCCCAGGTCGAGAAACCAAATATTGAGTGGCCAAAATCTTTTCACAG ATACCGAACAATGTTCATGGAAAAGAAGGATATTTTAAAGTCTTGGAACAACAAAATCTCGCCATCTATTTCAAGACATCTATCAACGGAGTGTTTTGTCGAAGACGCCGTTTCTCCATTGTTACATATTCTATCACCTCCAACCCTGAGGCCG gTGGCATTGCACTTGctttcagagagagagaaggatgatGTGGCTCAGCTAGTTGATACAATGGTCTCGTACTCTATAACATATAAGAACATGAAAACTGAGCCTCTGCCCAGTACTCCAAGACTTGAAGGAGCTTTAGACACCTTGGCACTTTCTTTTGAACCCCCCATCAAAGGCTTTATAAACTTTAAG GACTATCAATGTGGACACTCTGGACTCTCTTCAGCTATGAAGCAAATCTTGGTGCATGAG GTAGAAAAGCAAAAGATTCTGCGAGAAAGCATTGGTGGACCTAGACACTCATATGAGGGAGGCAATAAGGAAGACCAAGCTTTGCCCAGGGGAGAGAGTCATGAAGCATTGTCTACCAAGACTTATGGAGTGGCTTCATTTGAGAAGATGGAAAATGGAAAGGACAAGTCGAAATACATGCTATTGAAAACCAGTACCTTCACAAATTCATCAACGTCAGGCCTCAACAGAAATGCCACAACAAGCACAAAGGAGACAGCCTCCACTGCTTCAAAGATTCGTACTTCTAGTTCCTCTAGTTTCTTTGACAG